Proteins co-encoded in one Chaetodon auriga isolate fChaAug3 chromosome 9, fChaAug3.hap1, whole genome shotgun sequence genomic window:
- the LOC143325430 gene encoding uncharacterized protein LOC143325430: MEKFFKPVHSPCGPDEIMKPRKHHHHHHPQHHQDPQSHRYTMFDDTDRNTDESHGRHRHHQHGHYLHDSHHHDAHHRHQTQQFQHSEEDEILYNHEMPVSRASSSSLSSSSSSSFSSWYTEESANDPFSLRHAEQPQHSLSCSNIADVRRGFREDEPIVFATIKHGKNGSVCSEIHRSPQKRGKHVLSSLDRGHSRSDEGPLQGNESDIGGERSRAPHMNYGPLYKTVSLNRSLAFSEEDILLGVSKGPKRAVSSSQLPSKGILKNKEPLTDIRKAKSMEVLSPRVPKGQDPTGEKGNGITQVEIQQARANFVQGKLQFSAFLDEITKQVISPSDLTILGVHNNKATGKTPAPTQTPGPVKPQLPPKKHRESSGEERERPPKQHGRQEKAARSSSRKHSDCSNPDKLISYAAKNHHGSPPPHHYPYSPGHNTHHGSNRKDRRPSPTGGSLSGVRYTRCGPHLTDGTSTSPEPSQPKQRHHRKQQPAASYSQHTQHFPQNQPQQVHPGPAVGPGLGSESSSIKSDSSRARDTASTATSHSSEHSGRHHSQHVGHSKQCRDTLCDADRLQALQEENADLHQNLLQTVVCIESLEAELQRTKDELSHVKEKYKSLLETHSGTKQANNLLGEHLHIASESLSSERKYLLNRVSQLSSELEDAHRTMAALENINVPCLIKELLEKHFDSPEAIKKLLTTAAPVSHSTTTPQAGQSHAPKMDEAANDWLTKSEAGPQRVTAFIPFKQGLQTAGSDGSLSGQNESSHSPPFSVADISTAICKNLAASYAARPQPLYPQNQQQPPLGADHADTPPHLQQTHVGGDSWGGKGGVKVTLLEQDVVDVTSMSAQQILDEFMQQLQPHKEAGEGKEQQDGQEWAGGAEHTGKVAD; encoded by the exons ATGGAGAAGTTTTTCAAGCCTGTTCACAGCCCCTGTGGTCCAGACGAGATCATGAAGCCGCGGaagcaccaccaccatcatcatcctcaacaTCACCAAGACCCTCAGTCACACAG GTACACAATGTTCgatgacacagacagaaatacagatgAAAGTCATGGGCGACACCGTCACCATCAACACGGTCACTATCTCCATGACAGCCATCATCACGATGCCCACCATCGCCATCAAACACAACAATTTCAACACAGTGAAGAGGATGAGATACTCTACAACCATGAGATGCCTGTCTCCagggcctcctcctcttccctttcctcctcctcgtcctcctctttttcctcctggtACACAGAGGAGAGTGCAAATGATCCCTTCTCTCTCCGTCATGCTGAGCAGCCACAGCATTCCCTGTCCTGCTCTAATATTGCAGATGTGCGCAGAGGCTTCAGGGAAGACGAGCCTATTGTCTTTGCCACcatcaaacatggaaaaaatggCAGTGTGTGTAGTGAGATACACAGGAGCCCACAAAAGAGGGGAAAGCATGTTTTATCTTCTCTTGACCGAGGTCACAGCAGAAGTGATGAAGGTCCTCTGCAGGGTAATGAAAGTGATATTGGAGGGGAACGTTCCAGAGCACCGCACATGAACTATGGACCTCTTTATAAGACAGTTAGTTTGAACCGAAGCCTGGCTTTCAGTGAGGAGGACATTCTGTTAGGGGTCTCCAAGGGCCCCAAGAGAGCAGTGTCCTCCAGCCAGCTACCCAGCAAAGGCATCCTCAAAAACAAGGAGCCTCTCACTGACATTCGCAAGGCTAAGTCGATGGAGGTGCTGTCCCCTAGAGTTCCCAAGGGACAAGATCCCACTGGAGAGAAGGGGAACGGGATCACTCAAGTGGAGATACAGCAAGCCAGGGCAAATTTTGTGCAAGGGAAGTTGCAATTCTCAGCCTTTCTAGATGAGATTACAAAACAGGTTATAAGTCCATCGGATCTCACCATCCTAGGTGTACACAATAATAAAGCTACTGGGAAGACACCTGCCCCAACCCAAACACCTGGCCCAGTCAAGCCTCAGCTCCCACCCaagaagcacagagagagctcaggggaggagagagagcggcCTCCGAAACAGCACGGCAGGCAGGAGAAAGCAGCTCGCAGCAGCTCTCGGAAACACTCTGACTGCTCCAACCCCGACAAACTGATCTCGTACGCAGCTAAGAACCATCACGGCAGCCCCCCGCCTCATCACTACCCCTACTCTCCCGGCCACAATACTCACCATGGAAGCAACCGTAAAGACAGGAGGCCGTCACCCACTGGAGGTTCCTTGTCAGGGGTCAGATATACTAGATGTGGCCCTCACCTCACAGATGGCACCAGCACCAGCCCAGAACCCAGCCAGCCCAAACAACGCCACCACCGCAAACAGCAGCCCGCTGCCTCCTACAGTCAGCATACCCAGCACTTCCCTCAGAACCAGCCTCAACAGGTGCACCCTGGCCCTGCTGTAGGGCCGGGCCTCGGATCTGAATCTTCATCCATAAAATCAGATTCATCCAGGGCCAGAGACACAGCCTCCACAGCCACCAGCCACAGCTCGGAGCACAGCGGTCGACACCATTCACAGCATGTGGGGCACTCTAAACAATGCAGG GACACGCTGTGTGATGCCGATCGTCTCCA GGCGCTGCAGGAGGAGAATGCCGATCTTCACCAGAACTTGTTGCAGACTGTGGTATGCATCGAGAGCCTGGAGGCGGAGTTGCAGAGGACCAAGGACGAGCTCAGCCATGTCAAGGAGAAATATAAAAG CCTTCTAGAGACCCACTCTGGGACCAAACAGGCCAATAACCTGCTGGGGGAACACCTGCATATAGCG TCAGAGAGCCTGAGCAGTGAAAGGAAGTACCTACTAAACCGCGTGTCCCAGCTGAGCTCAGAGTTGGAGGACGCACACAGGACCATGGCAGCCCTGGAGAACATCAAT GTGCCGTGCTTGATAAAGGAGTTACTGGAGAAGCACTTTGATTCGCCTGAGGCCATAAAGAAGCTTCTGACGACCGCTGCTCCAGTCAGCCATTCTACCACCACTCCACAAGCAGGCCAATCCCACGCTCCTAAAATGGATGAAGCAGCAAATGATTGGCTGACGAAATCAGAGGCAGGTCCGCAGAGGGTAACGGCCTTCATACCATTTAAACAGgggctgcagacagcaggaagtgatggaaGTCTCTCAGGCCAGAACGAGTCCAGCCACAGCCCGCCTTTCTCTGTAGCTGACATCAGCACTGCTATCTGTAAAAATCTGGCTGCCAGTTATGCTGCCAGACCACAACCTCTCTACCCCCAAAACCAACAGCAGCCTCCCCTGGGCGCTGACCATGCTGACACCCCTCCACACCTCCAGCAGACCCATGTGGGTGGTGACAGCTGGGGTGGGAAGGGAGGGGTGAAAGTAACACTTTTAGAGCAGGACGTTGTGGATGTGACATCCATGTCAGCCCAGCAGATCCTGGATGAGTttatgcagcagctgcagccccaTAAAGAGGCGGGTGAAGGGAAGGAGCAGCAGGACGGCCAGGAGTGGGCGGGTGGAGCAGAGCATACAGGCAAAGTGGCAGACTGA